CCGCGCGGGAGAATCGGTCGTCATCACCGACCGACGCATCCCCATAGCCATATTGGAACCCGTGCGGTCCGGGGACAATCGCCTCCCCTCCGATGCACGCCTGGCGAGGCTTGAACGCGCGGGCGTGATTCACTCCGGTGCGCGCAGGATTCCGGAGCGGTTGTTCGACATGCCGACCGCGAGGGCGAAGGGGAGCGCAGTCAAAGCCCTGCTCACGAACCGCGAGGAGGACCGCTGAAGTTCTGGGACAGTTCGGCCCTGGTACCCCTTCTGGTCGAGGAGAAGACGACCTCGGCTCTGCGCAGCCTTGGAAAGCGCGATTCAAGCGTGCTGGTCTGGTGGTCCGCCCGAGTGGAATGCTCCGCCGCCTTGGCTCGGCTCGTGCGGGAGAGGAAATTGGAACGCGGCGAAGAACGGATCGCCCTTCAGAACCTTCGAAATCTTCAAGAGAGCTGGATGGAGGTCCAGCCGACCGAAGCCGTGAGAGAGGCGGCAGTCCGCCTGCTGAGGATACACGGGCTAAGGTCTTCCGACTCCCTTCAACTTGCGGCGGCCCTCGTGGCAAGCGAGTACCGGCCGACGACCTTGGAATTCGTTTGCATGGATGAGCGACTTTCCATGGCAGCAGATCGCGAGGGCTTCCCTCTCGTCAGGTTGGACTCTCACGACTGATCTCGACTCCGGATCAAGGCCCGGACCCGGTCCCGAAGCAAAGAGAAATCTTTTCCGGGTAGTGACTCAGTTGGGAGCTAAAGTTCACGTGAAACTTGCCGAACTACTCTAATGTGGCTTGAAGTTTGGTGGTTACGAAATAAAGGAGATTTGAAATGGCAAATGATATCAGTAGGATAGGTCAGGCCCCCCCGCCTCCCCCAGTTCCCCCGAGTGGAGGAGGCCGGAAACCTCCCAGCACCCCGCCCTCCGGCGGCAGCGATTCAGGCGACCGCGTAACTCGAACGACCCCGGACTACACGCAGAAAACCAATTCCATCCCGGAAGTCCGCACCGACCGGGTACAGGAAGTCCGCCGGCAGATTGACAAGGGAAATTACGAAGTCGACAGCAAGGAAGTCGCCGACAAGTTGGTTCGAGACACGCTGAAGGATCTCGTGGCGCCCGACCTCGCCTCCAAGGTCACCGGGCGCTAGTTACGCGGGTTCAGAACCCCAGCCGCTTCGCGATCACCTCTTTCATGATCTCCTGAGTGCCGCCGCCAATGGGCAGAATCCTCGTGTCCCGATAAAGCCGCTCCACCACGAACTCCCGACTGTAGCCATACCCTCCGTGTAACTGCACGGCGTCGTAGCAGACCTTGTCCGCTACTTGGCAGGTGAAGTTCTTCGCCATCGAGACTTCCGCCACCACTTCCTCTCCCGCTTCGTACCGCGCGGCGATCCGGTAGGTGAATTCGCGCGCGACATTCACCGCCGTGGCCATGTCCGCCAGTTTGTGCCGCGTCACCTGAAAACCTGTGAGTGGCTTCCCAAACGCCTTGCGCTCCCGCACGTAACTCAAGGTCAGATCGTAGGCGAGCTGCGCCGCGGCCACGGCGGCGATGGAAATGCCGAGCCGCTCCCCCTGAAAATTGACCATGATGCCGTAGAAGCCCTGATTCTCCTCGCCCAGCAAATTCTTGACGGGAACCCGGCAGTCCTCGAAAGCCAGTTCGGCCGTATCGGACGACCACCAACCCATTTTCTTGATGCTCTTGGATACGCGAAACCCCGGAGTTCCCTTCTCGACGACAAGCAGACTGATTCCCGGATACCCCGGTCCACCCGTCCGCACCGCCGTCGTCACAATATCCGCCCGCACGCCGCTGCTGATGAACGTCTTTGCCCCATTCACCACATAGAAATCCCCATCGCGAACCGCCTTGGTCTGAATGCTCGCCACATCGCTCCCTGCATTCGGCTCCGTTACAGCGAGTGCCGCGATCCTCTCTCCCCTCAGCACGGGCGGAACCCATTTCCTTTTCTGCTCTTCCGTTCCAAGCCGCACGATCGGGGGCAGCCCGATCCCGTGGGTGCCGAGTCCGACCTGAATTCCCATCGCCCCGCATCGAATCAGCTCTTCGGCAACCACGAACACGCCGAAAATATCCATCGGATGGCCCCCGTATTCTTCGGGGAATCCCACCCCCAGAAGCCCAAG
The nucleotide sequence above comes from Nitrospirota bacterium. Encoded proteins:
- a CDS encoding type II toxin-antitoxin system prevent-host-death family antitoxin, translated to MRKASVTETKNRLSALLERVRAGESVVITDRRIPIAILEPVRSGDNRLPSDARLARLERAGVIHSGARRIPERLFDMPTARAKGSAVKALLTNREEDR
- a CDS encoding type II toxin-antitoxin system VapC family toxin → MLVWWSARVECSAALARLVRERKLERGEERIALQNLRNLQESWMEVQPTEAVREAAVRLLRIHGLRSSDSLQLAAALVASEYRPTTLEFVCMDERLSMAADREGFPLVRLDSHD
- the flgM gene encoding flagellar biosynthesis anti-sigma factor FlgM gives rise to the protein MANDISRIGQAPPPPPVPPSGGGRKPPSTPPSGGSDSGDRVTRTTPDYTQKTNSIPEVRTDRVQEVRRQIDKGNYEVDSKEVADKLVRDTLKDLVAPDLASKVTGR
- a CDS encoding acyl-CoA dehydrogenase family protein, coding for MSYQKYFTEEHEVLRQTVKKFVEKEITPHVDQWEEEAGFPREVYRKAGELGLLGVGFPEEYGGHPMDIFGVFVVAEELIRCGAMGIQVGLGTHGIGLPPIVRLGTEEQKRKWVPPVLRGERIAALAVTEPNAGSDVASIQTKAVRDGDFYVVNGAKTFISSGVRADIVTTAVRTGGPGYPGISLLVVEKGTPGFRVSKSIKKMGWWSSDTAELAFEDCRVPVKNLLGEENQGFYGIMVNFQGERLGISIAAVAAAQLAYDLTLSYVRERKAFGKPLTGFQVTRHKLADMATAVNVAREFTYRIAARYEAGEEVVAEVSMAKNFTCQVADKVCYDAVQLHGGYGYSREFVVERLYRDTRILPIGGGTQEIMKEVIAKRLGF